The genomic interval CACTGCTGAAGACCTGAAAGACCTTGGAGAGATAGGCAGAGGAGCCTATGGCTCTGTCAACAAAATGGTTCATAAGCCTAGTGGCCAGATTATGGCTGTCAAGGTGATTCACAGAACAATATTTGTTAAAAGTTATAATGTTTAAAACCTGAAAAGCTGCAGTCAAAACAACAAAAGACTTGAAGTGTACATTTCAGGCATCACTTTTTATTGAAACTAATTTGGGAAGAAACCTTTTTCTGGTAATTCTTTATATGtaaatgacagtgtgtgttgctgttgCAGAGGATTCGGTCCACTGTTGATGAGAAAGAACAGAAGCAGTTGCTCATGGACTTGGATGTGGTGATGAGGAGTAGTGACTGTCCCTATATTGTCCAGTTTTATGGGGCACTGTTTCGAGAGGTGAGCATATGTGCAAACAACTTCTTATAGATAGGTGATCATTATTACgaaaaaatgaaattaataagTGGTTCAAACAATATGTGCAAATTACAGTACAAGTGTACTGAATTTTACGGTTCAGCAGTTAACATCCTACCGTGTTCTGTGCTGTATCATTTAAGTATTAAGCAGTTCCAGTGATGGCAAACATAAGTTTCCAGGAATTAGATTCTAGTACTGTACTGGAGAGATGGAACACCATTATTTAGACTACTGTGATGAGCACTGTTTAAATTTGGTGTCCCATTTGGTTGATGTATATTTACTATTAAGATCATAGCATATCAAAGATGAAGGATACTTTATTGTATGTCAAGGACATAGAATAATTGAGATATCATTTGTCtctcaccaaaaaaaaaaagtataaacaaGAAATTCAGTATTTTTGTGAGTTttcatagtgcactacacagggagtatggagtgatttgggaatAAACCActttctctcatgctttgtggtgttttgatgcctcACAGCAAGTGTCACCCAATCCTTTGGTTTCTCACCAGACATTTCAAATGTGCATTCAGTAATCGTGCACTGTAATAAAGTTCTTTGTGTAGTTGTGAATGGTCCATTTTGCTGACAGAATCATGCCATCTTTTGACATTGGGAGAAACCAGAAGAAACAGACACTCCTCTATATAGCACACAAATACATGAGCATCACAGGCAGTGTTCACAGTTTACTGGTCTTTCCTACTATCCAAGTGCAGACATCACTTCAGTCACTGTTGCTAGTGAAAACACTAGTCAGAGAAACTCCTGTTTTCCATGCCCCAAATGGTCAGCCCCAGTACACccttttcacatatgaactctggGGGAAACTCCAGAGTGTCAGATCTGTACATGTCCTGGAGTTGTCCTTTCACACACGCACTGCACAGTGGGAGATCTCTGGGACTTTTGCAAGTCCATTCACACGTGCGCTGACTCAGACTTTACCTTGAGAGTTTACTAGGGCACTGTGAGTATAAAGCCCACGTAAAGTCAGGGACAGTTTTTGCAGGTGTTCACGTTCTCACATACAGCTCCTACAGCTTTAGAAATTTTACCTCTTTAGGTTTGATCCAAAATCAAGTTTAACTGGATATGGTCAGGGTTTTTTCCTCATACCACAGAACAAAGTGTGATATTAAGTGCTAAACTGTTATTAAGGCTTTAActtatttattctttgtttacttttacaccTGGTGTTTTTTGCTCACGTAACAAATGgcatattaataaaatgtatatgtatttttagCTTTGAAATGTTAACAATGATTGGAGTAAATTGGATTGTGTTATTTTCTAAACAAGTGCTTTCTAATGATTTTTAAGTGACGTTTAACCTGATATACAAAtctctttcacagggtgactgTTGGATATGTATGGAACTTATGTCTACCTCGTTTGACAAATTCTACAAATATGTATACTGCTCATTAGATGATGTCATTCCAGAGGAAATATTAGGCAAAATTACACTAGCTGTAAGTgcctcattctttctctcagtCTACAGGTCTTTTTACTATGATGGGAATGGATTTAAGGTTTTTAAAGTTTAaggtttgtaaaaaaaaaaaaaaaaaaaaaaaaaattgtcacaAACTTTTTTGCAGACTGTGAAAGCACTGAATCACTTGAAAGAAAACTTGAAAATAATCCACAGaggtaaatataaaatatgacttTACTGTCAAGTTTTCTTACAGTGGAACTATGTTGGAGTGGTGTGACTTATTAATGTTAGTCCAATATGCCCTCTggtggtcactgtctgtaaatacACTGCATTAGCAACAGACATctgaaatatacaaaataaatagttatttatgtatttgtgtaatttatttatatattcttttGATTTTAGACATCAAACCCTCCAATATTCTCCTGGATAGGAATGGCAACATAAAGCTTTGTGACTTTGGTATCAGTGGACAGCTGGTTGACTCCATCGCCAAAACTAGAGATGCTGGATGCAGACCTTACATGGCTGTGAGTAATTATGTCAACTAAATCACTACATAAACTTTTTTTGATGGTATTATCTATATTATCTTTTGGCAGATTAGGAGTAATTATTgtttgaatgttctgttcataAAACGCGACTCCATTGTTCAAATTATTCCACATAGTATGCATTCCAATGACCTCTTTGtgttctttttcttatttttgtagCCTGAAAGGATAGATCCCAGTGCTTCTAGACAAGGCTATGATGTGCGCTCAGATGTATGGAGTTTGGGAATCACTCTGGTATGTGACTCAGCAGAGCCACACTGTCAgaatattttcttatttgtgCTCATTTGGAGAATTGAGAATGCTTTGtgaaaataaaactaatttgcatttcttgatgcttTTCCTCTTTAGTACGAGCTGGCAACAGGACGTTTCCCTTACCCCAaatggaacagtgtgtttgatcAGCTGACACAGGTGGTAAAGGGAGACCCTCCTCAACTTAGCAATTCAGAGGAGAGACAGTTTTCTCCCAAATTCACCAACTTTGTCAATCTATGGTGAGTTTTTAgtcttctgttttgtttgagGGGTTTACCACACTACAATTTTGGTAAACTGAAATTGATCAGCACAATGCAGCAAGCATTTCACCTTTTTACACTGTTGTTTTCTTAGCCTTACAAAGGATGAGTCAAAAAGGCCAAAGTACAAGGAGCTTCTGGTAAATATCCTGATTAATATTGATTATTAAAAGGAACCCAAACTGGTAACAAATATAAGCCTTATAATTATGGAATTACTCTAAAATATTAAGACATGAcatggtgtttaaaaaaaaaaaaaaaaaaaaaaatttgtataTATCCAGCTACACACAGGTCgctgttgttgttattgaaaTGGTTGCAGTGGTAGAGATCATTCACTTATGAATATTCAGGACCACAGTTCATCCTTTTCAGTATATACTGAAAGCAGCATTTTTGAAAACACTGACAATGACATACAACAAAGGAGTCAAAATGGTGATGAGCAGGTGCCTGTTGAGATGAGCAAAATGGCTGGTGTTGTGGAAAATGTGTGTCTATATAATGGAAAAACACTGCACAACTACAGACTTCAACTATGGATGCATACAGGACTGTCCATAGTTGATCCGTAACTGGTGATTTGTTTGAATCTTCCATGACTGAAGGCTGTACTTTCAGGAtccattaaaggggacatattttgcaaaacacactttttgagtgcttttgtatttccGCTTGGGTCTCTTttgctcctataaacactccaagcgaaaaaaaaaaaaaaaaaaaaaaacatccgtCCGTTTTCTGTGAgtttggtgtcaggaatcatatgcttctaAGAGCAGTTTGGATGGCTCCCTTATTGTAACGTAACATTACACTAGAGTAATTTGCATAGATCCACCCAGGCATTCTTGAAGGTGTTTGTGCAGGCAGAGCCAAAACGCCCAATACGCACACTATGCACTTTGATTACGGCCCCACATATTAACAAAGGCCCCCCTCATCTCAAGTTAGGGAGAGTTTGTGTGTAATCAGAAGACGTAGAGAAACTATccttcagaaaataaaaagagataaaaaaaaaaaaaaacactccacgAGACTGAGCTGTGAAAACAGCAGTGAGGTACCTGTGAAACCTGTGATTGTTCTTCTTGAGGTttgattgttaataaataatagtctacgATGGGTCGTATTCACATTTTTCATATAATCATAACGTCTCAAAATATAAACACGGGATACGGTATTACTGTGTGTTGAGGGTGGGCGATGCACTGTCGGGGTGTGTAGGTTGAGTGAAGGGATTTCGGCACTGCAGTTCAACGCAGCACAGCCCGACAGTTCACACTTACGTGTTGATGAAGAGAGCAAATTTGAGCAACTTGTGCTGGAAGAagagaaaagtttgaaaacGAGCAAAATAAGACGGTTCTACtctgtttagaagcatagctggccagctaacaaGCACTTGCGGTTAGCACTTGCGGTTAGTGATCGTGAAGTGAAgtgtcttctgagtattttatCTGTTGTCaggtttcttcttctctctcttttaacccaaactcggCGGTAAACTCACAACTGCGGTGGAATACTGTTTCTTGCCCACCTGTTCCCCCTCACagcaccccctccctgtggctctcttaaatgcacatgaatgagCTCTGATCTTGTACTTGAGCTCAAGCAGCTGTGGTCCACTGAATGAAAGTTAAATATaagttaacattttttttttttttttttaaatcttgggGAAAGCTGTGTCCCTGTGTCCTTTGACTGGAAATGACATGGAACAGCAACATAATGTGGCAGGAATTCTttatggtatggtatggtcACAGCTTTTTATTGCCGTGTCCATATGTCAAATATAGAGAGTAAATGTGTTATTGTTTAATTGAGTTAGTTATTTTTTGAATAAATTTGTATACAAAATTTATAATAATGTAGAGTAATTCCAACATATTAAGGCTGATGTGTTACAAACCAGGGTTCCTTTTTTGAAGTATGCACAATTTCTATCATGTTATAAAATTTCCTTTTCCAAAGTGTGTGTATAATCATATTTGTTAttataaaaaaactaaattgtTATTTTCCTCGTGTTCTGCAGAAGCACCCATTCATTCTGATGTATGAGGAGCGAGTGGTGGATGTTGCCAGTTATGTGTGTAAAATTCTGGATCAAATCCCTGCTTCCCCCAGCTCTCCTATGTATGTGGACTGATGGCGCGTATGTTCTCTGAACACAATGTAATATGGTGATCATTTGGCACTCAGCATTGTTCTGTTTGATGGTTACACACTGCTTTGAAGATATGACATTCAATCCCAAAACATTTTGTGCAATAAGGATGGCCTTTCATCTTAAAACCATTGATATACTGCTCTGTGACAAAACAAGCCAACTCTGTTCAGATTAGAATATAATGGTTGTTTTATCTAGTGTATCATATTAATTTAATGCCATATGTAAAAGTTAGCTGATCATATGTTAGAAATTAGAACACAAAGCTTGAACTTTCATTCAAGACAGTTAATCAAAGCAAGGTTTATCTTTGTGTTTATGAGGAGTGaaatgaactgtgtgtgtgtgtgtgtgagagagagagtatgagtgTACACGTATATATAACTGAAAGTAATATAAAGCATACAAAGCTTACCAAAAACATCATGATTCTCAAATGGAAAGCAACATGTATAATTTCTTTAGGATGTCATTAAGGTAAATATTTGTACAGATAAAGCACATTTATTTGTGATCTCACTTTGCAAAATGAATGAGTATGCAGGGTTTTGTTCACCATCAAGGAATATGTTAAAAGGATGGTTAGATAGTGTCATCTACATGTTTTGCTCCACACGTTTAGGATATCTCTTGATTGTTTTTAAGTTTTACAAATGTAAAGGTATTTAAATGTTATAGCCATATTATTTCTACAATATGGAGTTGAATATGCTACATAGGGCGACAGTGATATTTGCATTTGGTcactgggaggagtttggggtgttctcccagtgtctgtgtcaGGTGCTCCACTTTCCTTCCCcacaaacacaggttggtaggtggattggctgcgcaaaattatccacaggtgtgagagtgagagaggacgCCCAGTGAGGAAGTGGGTCCAAGACACGTTCCTGCCTTgagctcagtgattccaggtcggTTTCAGACCCACCGTGGGTTGAGATGATAAACGAATGATACCAAGTAGACTGTGGGTATGCAAAATACACACGGAGAAACAGAGGCTTGTAAGAACTTGTTCGTTAAACTCCCAATCAGTCTGTAGATTTTCACCAAAGTGAAACATTAAGTCTAGATTTGTCCGAATGTCAAGTTATCCTTTTAAAGTAGCTTTAttttatgaatatgcaattttaACTCACCAAATTGTATTCACTGCATTTAAggaaaatgtatacatttttatcaACCTGTAATGCACAGATTTATTTGCTACAGTAGTAACACTGTATTGCTGCTTTCAGAGCACACCTCTTTTCCTTAAATTGCTCTCCACAGAAATGGCATGGCATTTTGGCTTGGTGTATGGAATGTGGTCAGTATCCAACTATCATTTTTCAGGTTCCTTGGTTTGAAAAGGAACATACAAAGCCTTGCCAAAGCATCCTTTTAGTAACAGATTTGATTTAACATGCAGCCAGATATGATCTGATGAAACTGAAATACCATTGAAAGGGTATCATACCTGAATataaatgtgtacaaaataaacaaaacaaaataaaaaagacatctATAGCTGAAATAAGACTTGTTGTTTGATAACATTTAACTCTTCAATGCTTTTCTTGTGGGTaccataattaataaataaatcttccCCATATTAAAAGCTGTCTATAAGAAAGTAAATAGTATAGTTTATGAATTAgtagaatatttaatattagaAGGGAAAATATGGGTGATATGTATCAGTACATTGTATCACTATTAAGAGTGGATTATATGTATAAAAAAAGttcacactgtgaaaatatttaaagtgtatGTTGTGAACGcaaaaatctgttaaaaaatattgcaatgctAAGGTCTGCAGGGATATTGCCTTATGTCTGGTTTTGGAGGTTGTAGAGATATTAACCTCTGATGGGTCTGGGCTGTTTGTCTTATTCACtttcacatatttaaataataattcatgAAATCTTAGTGTTCAAATAGCAACGATAAGATGTAAGAGTCCGCCTGCCGGTCAGTTGTGATAAGGTTAGAATGTGACTGTGACCTTATTGTCCTATTCTGTAAGATCTGGAAACGAAGAATGGGCTCAGTGCTAAAATAAATCCAATTAATTATCTGCTTCTGGTGCACTGGTCATTTGTTTGACACTGGGGTCATTTGGATAGGTTTCTTGAACCTGATGTCTGTTTTCTCATCATCTTTCTTGTACACCATACGTTTGTAGATAAATGCACATCCGTAACTGTTTAAATTTAGTCCTTTATTTGGTTGCTCTTTGTTGCAATGTGTAGAAATCATTTGTGTAATTTCAGCATAGATGTACAATGCCTTCCAAGAAAGACACTGCGCAAAAAAAGCAGAtttttggaaatgtgtttttgtttattgaagttttttaatagtagtagtagtagtagtacagTGGTGGAGACATAATGAGACGGTTTACATTGTAAAGCTGTTTAGTGGCCAAGCAGTACAAAAGCTTTCTGTCATATCTATatagcttttcttttttccaggaCAAAAAATAGACTGGAACAACATACACGTTTTCTTCAGCAAGGTAGAGAGAGATCTTGTGTAATGAGGTGTGTCTGTCATCTGATTGGTTAAGAGCACTGTGGTGTTGTACTGGTCATCTGTGCATAGGGAAAGATTTCACTTTCCAGCACTGCACAAATAGTCAAAAACCCAACCAACCCTGGCTAAGTTAAGATGTGTGTTTAGACTATTGGCACAATTAGCTGTCTCAATGACTGTCCGATATACAAACAAATTTAGGATTggaagtaaaaacaaaaaaagaaaataaaaacatgaagacTAAACTGGATGGAGACATTTATAATGCACAGTGCAATACCTTCATTGGTTACATTCTCGTACTCAAATAATTTATAtcatgttttgtaaatataatattacattGTTCATCTGTAAAAGTAAGGCTAATCATTGTTCTAACTTGTATTCGTATTCCAATTCGGTTCTGCAAGATTCGTATTGTATTCGGTTCTGCAAGAAAACAAGGGCAATGTAAGTAATATTTAGAATTTGCTTCTTTGTTTTCAATTGCTATCAAATAaagctaattattattattttatttttggttttgaAGGCCTAGATGGGAAATGTATACAAGTGAGTGAGTGGAATGTCTTCTTTGTTTTCCCAAAAATAAGAGTCACTGGAACCCACAGCTGAAGGAACTAAAGAAACATGGTAAGAGACAGGCAGGTTACAGGTTTACTGCATATCAAAATATGAATTAAACCTGTTGGATCTCTCAGAGCCTATAAAACTGAAGATCCTAACTTAATTGTTCACAGCTTTGAGTGTCTGTGGACAAACTGTACATTTCTCACTAATCAGTAACTTGCAAAAATGCATTTGTTGAATACAGAAAATACTGTTGAATTtataacaagaaaaaaaacaatgtccaCAGGTCCCACTCCTGGCCAATCTTTGATCAACAGCCCCACCGTGGGTGTGCTTTTCACAGTAAAACGTACAGTTTATTACATTTCATTCTGCACAAGTGCTGGAAAGAAGGTGTCTATTATGACATTTTCTAATCACTTCTGCAACTTTCTCACCTTAATGTGCTATGAGTGTGATAAATGTTTCAATTTAAAGATACTTCACAAAATCATAAATCAAGACATTTCAACAAAAAGTCCAACTGAAATGTAGCGACACTGAAACTAGAACTTGATGATTAAACATGTACAATATTGTATCTTTTTTTCTGAACATTGACAGCTGCAATGAGCTGTGTAAGACACACATGGGTAGCTCTGAACTCACACTGGTTAATTTTTCATCCATATAAAAATCAAGTTGCTAAAAACAATTAACTCAGATTACTGTAGGATAGTGATGACATTCATATTAGTTTCTGTCATGATGATTTGCATCTTCTGACTCCTGCTCCTAAAAAGGAATGTCTCATAAATATCTTCTGTATAAATATATCTATGAAAATGTCCAAATAAATACATCTGAGAAGTGAAGTTTTCCAACAGTACCAAATGGGTCACTTGCAAATAGTATTAAAGTCATAGAGTCAGCCATAATGCACTCCACGATATAGGAGAGAGCAgtgaggaaacacacactgcaggtttCATTACCAAAAAAAGTTAATAATACTGTAGTACATGCCTGTAAAACATGTCAAAAAGTTTGTAGAAGGCACTTATAATTAGTATATAATTATAGTTTAGCTGCTTCAAGAAGCACCCATTGTTCAGTTGTGCCCTCAGTTTGTATAATCACcacataaaagtataaaaccctatatgatgctctggagcagctgcacatgggcCTAAAGCTTGGGGAATGTCATGCTCACTTGACattattacagcaatgttccagcatttaGTTTAAAGCCACCCAAGaaaagtagaggctgttacaaAACTAGAAACAATTTGTCAATTCACGTGTATTAAAAGGCAGTTTTATGTTGAAATTGGGGAAGGTGCCCACAAACCCTTGATCATACAGTAAACACATTCTTTCATTAAGACAGTGGTTCCCAAAAGGCAGGGCACAGCAAGGCACATGAATGAGATACATAACGCATGTCTCTAataattccactttaaaagtgatttgtctttttatttttaatttgtatttttttttcagtgaaaacttgcagttttatattaattacaaagtttaaaataattacCATTAGAGTCTGGAAGCTAAAGACATGTACGTGTGTGTCAGATTTGGTGGGGGGCTTGAAAGTACTCTCATTGACATAAGGGGTGCTCTGCAGAAAGTCTGGGAACCACTGCATTAAGGAAATAACTTTCCAGTACTGTCCTGTTACTGACTTAATGGCTGCTTCTGACTTCTTGCTTAAGTGATAGGAAAATGGTACAATATCGAAGGTTTGTATATGGACTTTAAACTAAAACAGGCTTTCACATTTTAGTTCCAAACTGCTGAAGGAAGTATAAGGAATCTCAACAgtctaaataaattaaaaggatTAAATGGGGAACTAGAAAATATtccaataaaaagaaaatacatgctTTCCAAAAAGAGTATGCAAAGCAAAATGTGATAAAGTACTACACTACTCAAGGTGCGGAGTGAGcattaatgtatatttacaatAGCACGATAGAATACATGTGATACTAATCTGATTTTAGTGAACAATTCAGAAGTGTTTCCCCACACCAGGAATGTGCAGAGGACTTGAACTTTTGGTACCAGGAgggaaaaatatttacatatgaaTTGCAAATGCCATTCAATCTACATTATCTTAAGGTTATCTTTGGATGTCATTTAGACTgtagtttcttttcctgctTCCAGTAATTATAAAACATTCTTTCCCAGAATACACAGTCCAAAGGATTTTCAAGTGTTGCTGGACCAGTGTCCACAGGCGGACCAGCTCTTAACAACACAGTTAAGAAAACGTCTTCTTCATTAAGGCAACTATGATTATATCCTACTGACTTAAATGTTCAGCCTATAAACTTGTGTTATCCTGTTGGTTGTGCGCTTGTTGCTGTGTGATCTTTTCTGAGGGTGAAGTGCTTGGCGTTACTGTGGTAGAGTGATCTTTATCTACAGTCATATGGAAAGGTTTGAACACACCCGATCAAATGACCCGATCTTTTGTGGAAcatctaagtgaaaataagtgaaaaaaaaaacagagcctTACCCATGTCCTGTAACATCAAAGGCAGTGGGTGGTTTCTAATTCCATACATAATTTAACAAACTGTAATATATAAACCATAACATCATGACCacctttttttacattaattgtctgttttctcagctccattgaccctacaggagcactttgttgttctacaattacaaactgaagtccacctgttgctctgcatactttgcttggCCCAATTCATCctgt from Hoplias malabaricus isolate fHopMal1 chromosome 3, fHopMal1.hap1, whole genome shotgun sequence carries:
- the map2k4b gene encoding dual specificity mitogen-activated protein kinase kinase 4b, coding for MASPSPGSSSPGACSGVSAAGALLQHQIQSQHISNITGVQESNSCWRCQNETGFQINLSGVPQSKRKALKLNFANPPIKPNARLPIASSTPSFQNPHIERLRTHSIESSGKLKISPEQHWDFTAEDLKDLGEIGRGAYGSVNKMVHKPSGQIMAVKRIRSTVDEKEQKQLLMDLDVVMRSSDCPYIVQFYGALFREGDCWICMELMSTSFDKFYKYVYCSLDDVIPEEILGKITLATVKALNHLKENLKIIHRDIKPSNILLDRNGNIKLCDFGISGQLVDSIAKTRDAGCRPYMAPERIDPSASRQGYDVRSDVWSLGITLYELATGRFPYPKWNSVFDQLTQVVKGDPPQLSNSEERQFSPKFTNFVNLCLTKDESKRPKYKELLKHPFILMYEERVVDVASYVCKILDQIPASPSSPMYVD